From a region of the Odocoileus virginianus isolate 20LAN1187 ecotype Illinois chromosome 1, Ovbor_1.2, whole genome shotgun sequence genome:
- the LOC110148987 gene encoding olfactory receptor 2A5 — translation MADNQTWVTEFILLGFPLSPSVQTLLFGLFSLFYVLTLLGNGIILGLISLDSRLHTPMYFFLSHLAIVDISYASNNVPKMLVNLLNKKNTISFVPCIMQTFLYMAFAHTECLILVVMSHDRYVAICHPLRYSVIMRWRVCTVQAVTSWACGSLLALVHVGLVLRLPFCGPHEINHFFCEILSVLKLACADTRLNQAVIFAASVLVLVGPLGLVLLSYTRILAAILRTRSGEGRGKAFSTCSSHLCVVGLFFGSAIVMYMAPKSRHPEEQQKILSLFYSLFNPMLNPLIYSLRNAEIKGALRRVLWKDRLM, via the coding sequence ATGGCGGATAATCAGACATGGGTCACAGAGTTCATTCTCCTGGGATTCCCGCTCAGCCCAAGCGTGCAAACGCTCCTCTTTGGGCTCTTTTCCCTGTTCTATGTCCTCACCCTGCTGGGGAATGGCATCATCCTGGGGCTCATCTCACTGGACTCCAGActgcacacccccatgtacttcttcctctcacACCTGGCCATCGTCGATATTTCATATGCATCAAACAATGTCCCAAAGATGCTGGTGAACCTGCTGAACAAGAAAAATACTATCTCCTTTGTCCCATGCATAATGCAGACCTTTTTATACATGGCTTTTGCACACACCGAGTGTCTCATCTTGGTGGTGATGTCCCATGATCGGTACGTGGCCATCTGCCACCCGCTCCGTTACTCTGTCATCATGAGATGGAGAGTGTGCACTGTTCAAGCTGTCACTTCCTGGGCATGTGGCTCCCTCCTGGCCCTGGTCCATGTGGGTCTCGTCCTGAGGCTGCCCTTCTGTGGGCCTCACGAAATCAACCACTTCTTCTGTGAAATCCTGTCTGTCCTCAAGCTGGCCTGTGCTGACACCAGGCTCAACCAAGCGGTCATCTTTGCTGCTTCCGTGTTGGTCTTGGTCGGGCCCCTCGGCCTGGTGCTGCTCTCCTACACGCGCATCCTGGCCGCCATCCTGAGGACCCGGTCAGGTGAGGGCCGCGGaaaggccttctccacctgctcctcccacctctgCGTGGTCGGGCTCTTCTTTGGCAGTGCCATCGTCATGTACATGGCCCCCAAGTCCCGCCACCCTGAGGAGCAGCAGAAGATTCTTTCCCTGTTTTACAGTCTTTTCAACCCCATGCTGAACCCGCTGATCTACAGCCTGAGGAATGCAGAGATCAAGGGTGCCCTGAGGAGAGTGCTGTGGAAGGACAGGCTAATGTGA
- the LOC139033008 gene encoding junctional cadherin 5-associated protein-like — MAGPARWQDVSVGSWNQPPRLGRQMSDGVGEKLFQDLYPFMLGEHGLTSQSKGESQSLPRVLSPESLSCVEVPIPLSDGHLPGVPKVPLQPLNCASNLESTRNPEKAGTSAPLPRPRFGRPLKPPSYGSQPHSRAGAENGSYADSRQPDPGAAHLARTNSARQDLYGPDPGLEPPVYVPPPSYKSPPQPAAHPCLEEAVPRPDGGGRRVPQHLMEKPAAGSQPLSGSRGAGSEWGASPCSPVGVPPQPHPTSAYDGSILIIPFNDPRIRHIKLARPHGFWEDVKLDGAVPAPDPRSLQQEGAVWGTSGRERGPAPADPSPPWLWGQPPRDREDGNSPDRRDPCIVTQRKRPDVSGSPREYPESLVSSPSPQGESSCEMQTQLRKFETGLQPKRSSKKKTSETIFCLVSIPVKSESQPPGTDTNNNDLKRSAALQEQSGLSLSSTDLELQALTGSMAPRTELPRPDPGGPGGGRQADGLRSPNPAKHRALAWPGPWPGHHFRDQQTQTSFAQEPQSLQPLPGERPGGSPDPVLPPRCLDPAPFEVQMHMALASSDPNQRPGAHSPKSQGSLSPSSNSAFSGSSWSRNQVPAPRASLGQQGSDGRGRRASPVSRGEVIKGETTGPCNSRQLFGQFLLKPVSRRPWDLISQLESFNKELQEEEGSSNSSSDGSVSEDSDTELPWPSCARPAPQRPGLLKGLVPEDPRTRPGRVKSKSESWSEEGRPRSPRPWQAEGRGSVWLSPSGSWIAEDGDREFEDRVAQLAVSPRPVKRAISSGLNDAKPEPRPDPAERREPPPSQELPGSLGAVELSAAAPPRAGDGEQGSTRAPLSLAGKSRGLSAPDLRSVGLTLVQEQSTSQLAGSPGDANAIEIPPNESLEARAARILGIEVAVESLLPGAQRAGQSRHPEPDGSALRPESPRQEAAASLAQPSESTTPADAFYGRRKCGWTKSPLFVGERDSNRQAPRASAPADVDGAVPSKAPEPPPSPPESQPFLPKDVETKPPFRSTLFHFIERTPDLAFSEKKLRNTSRVVESLQEKLVSPPRRADPDRLMRMKEVSSVSRMRLLTSRGVDSTEEPKAERDPGAWPGGLVAPSAGHKLSDPQGALSLEADRHPAVRREENGGRDFWCPEIDIIPDNSRTSQVVLVIKNPPANAGDMRGVSLIPESGRSSGGGHGNPHQYSCLENPMDRGAWRFQSMGLQRVGHD; from the exons ATGGCGGGTCCCGCCAGATGGCAGGATGTCAGCGTTGGAAGCTGGAACCAGCCCCCGAGACTTGGGAGGCAGATGTCAGACGGTGTTGGAGAGAAGTTGTTTCAGGACCTGTACCCGTTCATGCTTGGGGAGCACGGGCTGACCTCCCAGAGCAAAGGGGAGTCCCAATCACTGCCTCGAGTCCTTTCCCCCGAGAGCCTGAGTTGTGTGGAGGTCCCTATCCCTTTGAGCGATGGCCATTTACCAGGTGTCCCTAAAGTGCCACTTCAGCCTCTAAATTGTGCTTCCAATTTGGAATCCACCAGGAACCCCGAGAAGGCTGGCACCTCGGCCCCCTTGCCCCGGCCCAGGTTTGGGAGACCCCTCAAGCCCCCGTCTTACGGCTCCCAGCCACACTCCAGGGCCGGAGCAGAAAATGGCAGCTACGCAGACAGCCGGCAGCCGGACCCGGGTGCTGCCCACTTGGCCAGGACGAACAGTGCCAGACAGGACCTCTATGGGCCTGACCCCGGCCTGGAGCCCCCCGTGTATGTGCCCCCACCCTCGTACAAGTCGCCGCCGCAGCCCGCAGCACACCCCTGCCTGGAGGAGGCGGTACCCAGGCCTGATGGCGGAGGCCGCCGTGTACCACAGCATCTGATGGAGAAGCCCGCTGCCGGCAGTCAGCCTCTTTCTGGCTCCCGGGGAGCTGGGAGTGAGTGGGGGGCCAGCCCATGCTCTCCTGTAGGTGTCCCCCCACAGCCCCACCCTACCTCGGCTTACGACGGCTCCATCCTGATAATTCCCTTCAACGACCCGCGGATACGACACATTAAACTAGCCCGACCCCATGGATTCTGGGAAGATGTGAAGCTGGATGGTGCGGTCCCTGCCCCTGACCCAAGAAGCCTGCAGCAGGAGGGGGCCGTGTGGGGCACATCAGGGAGGGAGAGGGGTCCTGCCCCTGCTGATCCCAGCCCCCCATGGCTATGGGGCCAGCCCCCCAGGGATAGAGAAGACGGCAATTCTCCTGACCGAAGAGACCCCTGCATTGTCACACAAAGAAAGCGGCCCGATGTGAGCGGCAGCCCACGCGAATATCCAGAAAGCCTCGTGTCCTCCCCGAGCCCCCAGGGCGAGAGTTCCTGTGAGATGCAGACCCAACTCAGAAAGTTCGAGACAGGGCTGCAGCCCAAGAGAAGCTCAAAGAAAAAAACGAGCGAGACGATCTTTTGTTTGGTTTCCATCCCGGTGAAATCGGAGTCCCAGCCGCCAGGTACGGACACGAACAACAATGACCTAAAGCGGAGCGCGGCGTTGCAGGAGCAGAGCGGGCTCAGTTTGTCTTCCACCGACCTGGAGCTCCAGGCACTCACTGGCAGCATGGCCCCGAGGACAGAGCTGCCAAGACCAGACCCGGGGGGCCCAGGAGGGGGCCGGCAAGCAGACGGCCTCAGATCCCCCAACCCCGCAAAGCACCGCGCGCTCGCATGGCCTGGCCCATGGCCTGGGCACCACTTCCGAGACCAGCAAACACAAACCAGCTTCGCTCAAGAACCTCAGAGCCTGCAGCCCCTCCCAGGCGAGAGGCCAGGGGGCTCCCCCGACCCCGTGCTGCCTCCAAGGTGTTTGGACCCTGCACCCTTTGAGGTTCAGATGCACATGGCATTGGCGTCCAGTGACCCGAACCAGAGGCCCGGGGCTCATTCCCCGAAAAGTCAAGGGTCCCTCAGCCCTTCCAGCAACAGCGCCTTCTCTGGGTCCTCCTGGTCCAGGAACCAGGTTCCCGCACCGAGGGCCAGCCTGGGTCAGCAGGGCTCGGATGGCCGTGGCCGCCGAGCCAGCCCCGTGTCCAGGGGTGAGGTGATCAAGGGGGAGACCACGGGCCCCTGCAACAGTCGACAGCTGTTCGGGCAGTTCCTCCTGAAGCCCGTGAGCCGCCGGCCCTGGGACTTGATCAGCCAGTTAGAAAGTTTCAACAAGGAGCttcaggaggaggaaggaagcagTAACAGCAGCAGTGATGGCAGCGTCAGTGAGGACAGTGACACAGAGCTGCCCTGGCCGAGCTGTGCCCGCCCGGCACCCCAGCGTCCGGGCCTCCTGAAGGGCCTGGTGCCCGAGGACCCCAGGACCAGGCCGGGCAGAGTCAAGAGCAAGTCCGAGAGCTGGAGCGAGGAGGGGAGGCCTCggtcccccaggccctggcaggcAGAAGGCAGAGGCTCCGTGTGGCTGTCCCCCTCCGGGAGCTGGATTGCTGAAGACGGGGACCGAGAGTTTGAGGACAGGGTGGCCCAGCTGGCAGTCAGCCCAAGGCCTGTGAAACGAGCAATATCTTCTGGGTTGAATGATGCAAAACCCGAGCCCCGACCCGATCCAGCGGAACGGAGGGAGCCCCCGCCCAGCCAGGAGCTCCCTGGCAGTCTCGGAGCTGTGGAGCTGAGTGCAGCCGCCCCTCCGAGGGCGGGTGATGGGGAGCAAGGGAGCACAAGGGCGCCCCTCTCTCTTGCCGGCAAATCCCGAGGCCTGTCTGCACCAGACTTGAGGTCTGTGGGGCTGACGCTGGTGCAGGAGCAGAGTACCAGCCAGCTAGCAGGGTCTCCGGGTGATGCCAATGCCATAGAAATCCCCCCAAATGAGTCCCTTGAAGCCAGGGCCGCCAGGATCCTGGGCATCGAGGTGGCTGTGGAGTCCCTGCTGCCAGGTGCccagagggcagggcagagccGGCACCCCGAGCCCGATGGAAGTGCCCTCAGGCCCGAGTCCCCCAGACAGGAGGCAGCAGCCAGCTTGGCCCAGCCCAGTGAGTCCACTACACCCGCTGACGCCTTCTATGGCAGGAGGAAGTGCGGCTGGACCAAGAGCCCTCTGTTTGTAGGCGAGAGGGACAGCAACCGGCAGGCTCCCCGGGCCTCTGCACCCGCGGATGTGGACGGGGCCGTCCCCAGCAAGGCTCCTGAACCTCCGCCCAGCCCCCCGGAGTCCCAGCCTTTCCTTCCCAAGGACGTGGAGACAAAGCCACCCTTCAGGTCCACCTTGTTCCACTTTATAGAAAGGACCCCAGACTTGGCATTCTCGGAAAAGAAGCTCCGAAACACTTCCAGAGTGGTCGAAAGTTTACAGGAGAAGCTGGTCTCCCCACCCAGGAGGGCAGACCCCGACCGCctgatgaggatgaaggaggtGAGCTCTGTGTCTCGGATGAGGCTCCTGACGTCCCGGGGCGTGGACTCCACGGAGGAGCCCAAGGCCGAGAGGGACCCCGGGGCATGGCCAGGAGGCCTAGTGGCTCCCAGCGCCGGGCACAAGCTCTCCGACCCCCAAGGTGCTCTGTCGCTGGAAGCAGACAGGCATCCAGCAGTGCGAAGGGAGGAGAATGGCGGCCGGGACTTCTGGTGCCCAG AAATAGACATTATCCCAGATAACTctcggacttcccaggtggttctagtgataaagaacccgcctgcaaatgcaggagacatgagaggtgtgagcttgatccctgagtcgggaagatcctctggaggaggacatggtaacccacaccagtattcttgcctggagaatcccatggacagaggagcctggaggttccagtccatggggttgcaaagagtcggacatgactga